One region of Hydrogenobaculum sp. Y04AAS1 genomic DNA includes:
- the ppa gene encoding inorganic diphosphatase, whose translation MDLSKIVSKNPPDDIYAFIEIPKDSNIKYELDKESGVIFVDRVLFTAMYYPFNYGFIPNTLAEDGDPADILVISEFSAVPGSVIRCSLAGMLEMEDEAGIDTKFLAVPHKKVDPSFSHIKDVDDIPQHIKDKIKHFFEHYKELEQGKWVKIKNFISKEKASEELKKAIERFNK comes from the coding sequence ATGGATTTAAGCAAGATAGTAAGTAAAAATCCGCCTGATGATATCTACGCTTTTATAGAGATACCCAAAGACAGTAACATCAAATACGAGCTCGATAAAGAAAGTGGCGTTATATTTGTTGATAGGGTACTTTTTACCGCTATGTACTATCCTTTCAACTACGGTTTTATACCAAATACACTAGCTGAAGATGGAGACCCTGCAGATATTCTTGTAATATCGGAGTTTTCTGCTGTGCCTGGTTCTGTAATAAGATGCTCTTTGGCGGGTATGCTTGAGATGGAAGATGAGGCTGGTATAGACACAAAATTTCTAGCAGTGCCTCACAAAAAAGTAGACCCTTCTTTTTCTCATATAAAAGATGTAGACGATATACCTCAACATATAAAGGACAAAATAAAGCACTTCTTTGAGCATTATAAAGAATTAGAGCAGGGGAAATGGGTGAAGATAAAAAATTTTATATCCAAAGAAAAAGCTTCTGAGGAATTGAAGAAGGCCATAGAACGTTTTAACAAATGA
- a CDS encoding KpsF/GutQ family sugar-phosphate isomerase — MSLVKDTALETISKEIEAVEGLKLLINEDFEKAIYVIHRSKGKVILTGVGKSGHIARKIASTMASVGTPAVFLHPNEALHGDLGIISKEDVVLALSNSGESAEILYMIPYIKMMGCFLISVTNNKNSTLAKQSDISIVLNIEKEACPLNLAPTSSTTAMLVLGDAMAMSLLRLSGFKEEDFALLHPAGFLGKKLKQVKDVGHFGDELPIVKKDAKIYEAIIEITQKGFGATAVVDEAGKLVGILTDGDIRRILESKVDINTTSVYEVCTKNPKTISKSDILAKALSLMESYKITVLIIEEDEKPIGIIHLHDILRSGIN; from the coding sequence ATGAGCCTTGTAAAAGACACGGCTTTAGAGACTATCTCAAAAGAAATAGAGGCCGTTGAAGGTTTAAAGCTTTTAATAAACGAAGATTTTGAAAAAGCTATATATGTTATACATCGCTCCAAAGGTAAAGTTATATTGACTGGAGTGGGTAAGTCAGGTCATATAGCTAGGAAAATAGCTTCCACTATGGCAAGCGTTGGTACCCCCGCGGTGTTCTTGCATCCAAACGAGGCTTTACACGGAGACCTTGGTATTATTTCAAAAGAAGATGTTGTTTTGGCATTGTCCAACAGCGGCGAGTCTGCTGAAATACTCTATATGATTCCTTATATAAAAATGATGGGATGCTTCTTGATATCTGTTACAAACAATAAAAACTCCACTTTGGCAAAACAAAGCGATATATCAATAGTACTTAATATTGAAAAAGAAGCATGCCCCTTAAACTTGGCTCCCACATCTTCCACCACTGCCATGCTTGTACTTGGTGATGCTATGGCTATGAGTCTTTTGAGGCTTTCTGGTTTTAAAGAAGAGGATTTTGCTCTTTTACATCCGGCTGGGTTTTTAGGCAAGAAGCTAAAGCAAGTAAAAGATGTGGGTCATTTTGGCGATGAGCTTCCTATTGTAAAAAAAGATGCAAAGATCTACGAGGCCATTATAGAGATAACTCAAAAGGGCTTTGGGGCTACAGCCGTAGTAGATGAAGCTGGAAAGCTGGTGGGCATATTGACAGATGGTGATATAAGAAGGATTTTGGAAAGTAAAGTAGATATAAACACCACTAGTGTGTATGAGGTTTGCACTAAAAACCCAAAAACTATATCAAAATCTGACATACTAGCAAAAGCTCTATCTTTGATGGAAAGTTATAAGATAACCGTTCTTATCATAGAAGAGGACGAAAAGCCCATAGGCATAATACACCTTCACGACATACTGAGGTCTGGTATAAATTGA
- a CDS encoding CDP-alcohol phosphatidyltransferase family protein — MNTSNIFTIPNLLSFFRLLISPFFLFLVKADIKLAFFLFILVSITDALDGLIARLTNSISLLGKLLDPVADKVLILSLSFAFIRLKYHMPAILFKLILAREVFIILGSFLLLYLGVVPKPSYLGKLATFSMIVLFCGLFIENIKNYEIKFIDLLYDVVGIFVVLSFLEYLERCNRISGQRNRHSLSKAQRAAWKHTLSIGVRNIISALNRKVLK, encoded by the coding sequence TTGAATACTTCAAATATTTTTACAATCCCAAATCTTTTATCATTTTTTAGGCTTTTAATATCTCCATTTTTTTTATTTCTAGTAAAAGCCGATATAAAGCTAGCGTTTTTTCTATTTATTTTAGTTAGTATCACGGATGCTTTGGACGGGCTTATAGCAAGGCTTACAAACAGCATAAGCCTTTTGGGCAAACTGCTTGATCCTGTAGCTGATAAAGTTTTGATATTGTCTTTGTCTTTTGCTTTTATAAGACTAAAGTACCATATGCCAGCTATTCTTTTTAAGCTAATATTGGCTAGAGAGGTGTTTATAATCTTAGGGAGCTTTTTATTGCTCTATCTTGGTGTAGTGCCAAAGCCCTCTTATCTTGGAAAACTTGCCACGTTTTCTATGATAGTGCTTTTTTGTGGGCTTTTTATAGAAAATATTAAGAACTACGAAATAAAATTTATAGACTTGCTTTACGATGTAGTAGGTATTTTTGTAGTGCTTAGTTTCTTAGAATATTTAGAGCGGTGCAACCGCATTTCGGGGCAAAGGAACAGGCATAGCCTCTCCAAAGCGCAGAGAGCGGCTTGGAAGCACACTTTAAGTATAGGTGTTAGAAATATAATAAGCGCATTAAACCGTAAAGTTTTAAAATAG
- a CDS encoding flagellar biosynthesis protein FlgB — protein MGLFNGVDEVVPYLDYTWLKHKVILSNLANADTPHYKELNVRFVPFEKELALKITNPKKQIQPVQTGPHFDILEKESGLIGNDRNNVSIEKQMAQANANYIAYETYMKMITDNINELNTAIKGQ, from the coding sequence ATGGGGCTTTTTAATGGCGTAGATGAAGTAGTTCCTTATTTGGATTATACTTGGTTAAAGCATAAGGTTATACTTAGTAATTTAGCAAATGCAGATACGCCTCATTATAAGGAGTTAAACGTTAGGTTTGTACCTTTTGAAAAAGAGCTTGCCCTAAAGATAACAAACCCCAAAAAACAAATTCAACCTGTACAAACAGGGCCTCATTTTGATATATTGGAAAAGGAATCTGGGCTTATAGGAAACGATAGAAACAACGTTAGTATAGAAAAGCAGATGGCACAGGCAAACGCAAATTATATAGCCTACGAGACTTATATGAAAATGATAACAGACAACATAAACGAACTAAATACAGCTATAAAAGGGCAATAA
- the flgC gene encoding flagellar basal body rod protein FlgC has translation MLDIFNAFDVSASGMYAERIRMNTIASNLANYESYKTDGTPYQKLEPVFQAVYDRNMLSDGLVPVNVSEIRQSNGFKLIYDPSNPHANTQGYVEEPNINVTTEMVDMITATQSYQANLSAFNMTKNIAQFTINSWT, from the coding sequence ATGCTTGATATATTTAACGCTTTTGATGTATCTGCTTCTGGTATGTATGCAGAGCGCATAAGAATGAACACTATCGCTTCAAACCTTGCAAACTACGAATCTTACAAGACAGATGGCACTCCTTATCAAAAGCTAGAGCCAGTGTTTCAAGCGGTTTACGATAGAAATATGCTTTCAGATGGTTTAGTACCGGTTAATGTTAGCGAAATTAGACAATCAAACGGTTTTAAGCTTATATACGATCCTTCAAATCCTCATGCAAACACTCAAGGGTATGTGGAAGAGCCAAATATAAACGTTACTACCGAGATGGTGGATATGATTACAGCTACACAGAGCTATCAAGCTAATCTCAGTGCTTTTAATATGACAAAGAATATAGCTCAGTTTACTATTAATAGCTGGACCTGA
- the fliE gene encoding flagellar hook-basal body complex protein FliE — MDNIIKSIPDLFGNVNNNTEKPKSQNQGAESFFDVLSNFLNYTNDVQQTAEATKKAILEGADIPLHDAVVQFDKAGVVLNLLVQVRNKLLDAYQTLINTQV; from the coding sequence ATGGATAACATAATAAAAAGTATACCGGACCTGTTTGGAAACGTAAACAACAACACAGAAAAGCCCAAATCACAAAACCAAGGGGCAGAGTCATTCTTCGATGTATTATCAAACTTTTTAAACTATACAAACGATGTGCAGCAAACTGCCGAAGCTACTAAAAAGGCTATATTGGAAGGCGCTGATATTCCGCTTCACGATGCTGTAGTCCAATTTGATAAAGCTGGTGTGGTATTAAACTTGTTGGTGCAGGTGAGAAACAAGCTTTTAGATGCTTATCAGACTCTTATAAATACTCAAGTTTAA
- the fliF gene encoding flagellar basal-body MS-ring/collar protein FliF produces MDYKEILNNLKERFQALNKTQQIIVLSIPVVLALLTGLIFFLTSRVHYAVLYGDLNNRDMAAIAEQLEKDNVKYKITQDGRTILVPKQEARQLRLKLAAMGLPTKGYPGFKLLNKMPLGMTDFMQHVEYQRALEEELSNTILGFRNIEKAKVNLAIPKPSIFITQSQKPSASVFIELKPGASITRRQVIAIRNLVAASVPDLTPNRVTVVDSNGVDLTEELNNPSSYLTNEQLRVKTDLENSITKHLEQVLGQALGYNNVRVAVDVEPDFSQVETKSKNYNPNTTAIVSQQKKQETTTGTSVSGVPGTASNIPPMSGLRPNANFQSTKKEVTTNYDVSVEKTHVVDKTIRIKRMSVGVIVNADLKNVNLNSIRQLVIAAAGVDPKRGDTVSVIAVPFYRPVVPKPPIYVVYAKYGIAGILLLLLLGILLFVFLKTRKKPEVRELPAVSAAMEALESLETEELREKAKELITVDKMIKVTKENPDKVAKIIKHWLSSTKKT; encoded by the coding sequence ATGGACTACAAAGAAATATTAAATAATTTAAAAGAGCGTTTCCAAGCTTTAAACAAAACTCAGCAAATTATAGTTTTGTCTATACCTGTAGTTTTAGCGCTTTTAACTGGATTAATATTTTTTTTGACATCAAGAGTACATTATGCGGTCTTGTATGGAGATTTAAACAACAGAGACATGGCTGCCATAGCGGAGCAGCTTGAAAAAGACAACGTAAAATATAAAATAACTCAAGACGGTAGGACAATTTTAGTCCCAAAGCAAGAAGCCAGACAGCTTAGATTAAAACTTGCTGCTATGGGGCTTCCGACAAAAGGCTATCCAGGTTTTAAGCTTTTAAACAAAATGCCTCTTGGAATGACAGATTTCATGCAACATGTAGAATATCAAAGAGCCCTAGAAGAAGAGCTGTCAAATACGATATTAGGTTTTAGAAATATAGAAAAAGCAAAGGTAAATTTAGCTATACCAAAACCAAGCATATTTATAACCCAAAGCCAAAAACCCTCAGCTTCGGTATTTATAGAATTAAAACCGGGGGCTTCAATCACAAGACGTCAGGTGATAGCTATAAGGAATTTGGTGGCCGCTAGTGTGCCCGATTTAACTCCCAACAGGGTGACTGTGGTTGATAGCAACGGCGTGGACCTAACGGAAGAACTAAACAACCCCTCTTCCTATCTTACAAATGAACAGTTAAGGGTAAAAACAGATTTAGAAAACTCCATAACAAAACATCTTGAACAAGTGTTGGGTCAGGCTCTTGGTTACAACAACGTTAGGGTTGCTGTGGATGTAGAACCAGATTTTTCTCAAGTGGAAACAAAATCAAAAAATTACAATCCGAACACTACAGCAATAGTTAGTCAACAGAAAAAACAAGAAACCACCACAGGTACCAGCGTATCCGGAGTACCAGGTACAGCTTCAAACATACCACCAATGAGTGGACTTAGACCAAACGCCAATTTTCAATCTACGAAAAAAGAAGTTACTACAAACTACGATGTTAGTGTAGAAAAAACTCATGTTGTAGATAAGACCATACGTATAAAGAGAATGAGTGTAGGCGTCATAGTAAACGCTGATCTTAAAAACGTGAATCTAAACAGTATAAGACAATTGGTAATTGCGGCGGCTGGGGTAGATCCAAAAAGAGGTGATACCGTATCTGTCATAGCGGTACCTTTTTATAGACCAGTTGTACCGAAACCCCCTATATATGTTGTTTATGCAAAGTACGGTATAGCTGGTATCTTACTTCTTTTGTTGCTTGGAATATTGCTTTTTGTATTCTTAAAAACCAGAAAAAAACCAGAAGTTCGAGAATTACCAGCTGTAAGTGCAGCTATGGAAGCTTTAGAATCGCTTGAAACTGAAGAGCTAAGAGAAAAAGCCAAGGAGCTTATTACCGTTGATAAGATGATAAAGGTAACTAAGGAAAATCCAGATAAGGTGGCAAAGATTATTAAGCATTGGCTTAGTAGCACCAAAAAGACTTAG
- a CDS encoding FliM/FliN family flagellar motor switch protein, protein MAEQVLGQEEVDLLLKSLGKEEEVEEKSLEYEKFDIDDLERISLGTIAGLEIILEKWSRLSRVKLSSLIVAINNIYKAETSLIRFEDLITKLPVPSCINMFNITGLKGTHFLILDPRMIYSIVSVIFGGSAKPYRIEGKEFTKLELKIIKKVVDLLLSAFQESWNSILSGEVMYLETEVNPALIAPMNSKKEMFIQAHINIEIDGIDYPIFLAIQNSSLEPVVDRLRNVSEVSDYVDYDSINKNLIKNLTVSLSVAIDGGDFMVKDILEWEVGDTITLKTSANRPVKVNIEGMLKMYGVLGRSNSKKAVKILKLLDNKESQ, encoded by the coding sequence ATGGCTGAACAAGTATTAGGTCAGGAAGAGGTAGACCTTCTTTTAAAGTCTTTAGGCAAAGAAGAAGAGGTAGAGGAAAAATCTTTAGAATACGAGAAGTTTGATATAGATGATTTAGAGCGTATTTCTCTAGGCACAATAGCAGGACTTGAGATTATATTAGAAAAGTGGAGCAGGCTTTCAAGGGTAAAGTTATCTAGCTTAATAGTGGCTATTAATAACATTTACAAAGCTGAAACATCTCTCATAAGATTTGAGGATTTAATAACTAAATTACCAGTTCCATCGTGTATAAATATGTTTAATATTACTGGGTTAAAAGGTACGCACTTTTTGATATTAGATCCTCGTATGATTTATAGCATAGTAAGTGTTATATTTGGTGGTTCTGCTAAACCTTATAGGATAGAAGGTAAGGAGTTTACAAAGTTAGAGTTAAAAATTATAAAGAAAGTGGTGGATTTACTTTTAAGCGCTTTTCAAGAAAGTTGGAATAGTATATTGTCTGGAGAAGTTATGTATTTGGAAACGGAGGTAAACCCAGCCCTTATAGCTCCTATGAATTCTAAGAAGGAAATGTTTATACAAGCTCATATAAATATAGAAATAGATGGCATAGATTATCCTATTTTTCTTGCTATACAAAACTCTTCTTTAGAACCCGTTGTAGATAGATTAAGAAACGTATCAGAAGTATCAGATTATGTTGATTATGATAGTATAAATAAAAATTTAATAAAAAATTTAACGGTTAGTTTGTCTGTAGCGATAGATGGTGGTGATTTTATGGTAAAAGATATACTAGAATGGGAAGTAGGTGATACTATAACACTCAAAACTTCTGCTAACAGGCCAGTAAAGGTAAATATAGAAGGGATGCTTAAGATGTATGGTGTATTGGGGCGCTCTAATTCTAAAAAAGCTGTTAAAATACTAAAATTATTGGATAACAAGGAGAGTCAATAA
- the fliN gene encoding flagellar motor switch protein FliN produces the protein MAEEEKQDQQPEEIKEKENKVEPTPQNDEDLMKLWEEAIQAQAQTESSAENQQAQATTQDISKDLQRILDIPLSITVVIGTTVITIKELLNLRPGSVMALDESINSFVSVYANGKLIAKAELVVVGENFGIRIAEIIEKEERVKSLASH, from the coding sequence ATGGCAGAGGAAGAAAAACAAGATCAACAACCTGAAGAGATCAAGGAAAAAGAAAACAAAGTAGAACCTACACCTCAAAACGATGAAGACTTGATGAAATTGTGGGAAGAGGCTATACAAGCCCAAGCTCAAACCGAGTCCAGCGCTGAAAACCAACAAGCTCAAGCTACTACACAAGATATATCTAAAGATTTACAGCGTATACTTGATATACCTCTTTCTATTACTGTAGTTATAGGGACAACGGTAATAACTATAAAAGAGTTGCTTAATCTAAGGCCCGGTTCTGTGATGGCGTTGGATGAGTCTATAAATAGTTTTGTATCCGTTTATGCAAACGGAAAACTCATAGCTAAAGCTGAACTTGTGGTAGTTGGAGAAAACTTTGGCATAAGGATAGCAGAAATAATAGAGAAAGAAGAGCGCGTAAAATCTTTAGCAAGTCATTAG
- the pfkB gene encoding 1-phosphofructokinase yields MIYTITLNPALDRTIWLDELKQDDTNRILKEEKYAGGKGIDVSRVLFNFGVPNVALGFVGGFAGLEIEGLLINEGVNFDFIRISEETRTNIIINTDNNQIIISAKGPNIPPFELTKLIEKINNLDNPSYVVISGSLPEGLKPAVYAKIIDMAKSKSATVVLDTDGDVLKFNISHKPDIIKPNKHELSRVVGRDIKTIEDAVIAAKEINRMGVRIVLVSLGKDGIVYVSQNAIMHATPPAVKVVNTIGAGDSAVAGFIYAKHMGLSDEEALKYAVATGTATTLKSGTALATLEDAVAIKEQVKLRYL; encoded by the coding sequence ATGATATATACAATTACTTTAAATCCAGCTTTGGATAGGACTATATGGCTTGACGAGCTAAAGCAAGATGATACCAACAGAATATTAAAAGAAGAAAAATATGCCGGCGGTAAAGGTATAGATGTATCGAGGGTGTTGTTTAATTTTGGTGTGCCTAACGTAGCTCTTGGTTTTGTAGGTGGGTTTGCAGGGCTTGAGATAGAGGGGCTTTTGATAAATGAAGGGGTAAATTTTGATTTTATAAGAATATCAGAAGAGACAAGAACAAACATCATTATAAATACAGACAACAACCAAATTATAATAAGCGCAAAAGGGCCCAATATACCACCGTTTGAACTTACAAAATTAATAGAGAAAATAAACAACCTGGACAACCCTTCTTATGTAGTAATATCTGGTTCACTACCAGAAGGTCTTAAACCGGCTGTATACGCAAAGATAATAGATATGGCAAAATCAAAATCTGCTACAGTAGTATTAGATACAGACGGAGATGTTTTAAAATTTAACATAAGCCACAAACCAGACATTATAAAACCAAACAAACACGAACTTTCTAGGGTAGTAGGAAGAGATATAAAAACTATAGAAGACGCCGTAATAGCTGCAAAAGAGATAAATAGAATGGGTGTAAGGATAGTTTTGGTATCTTTAGGTAAAGACGGAATAGTTTATGTAAGTCAAAATGCAATAATGCATGCAACACCTCCAGCCGTCAAGGTAGTAAACACTATAGGAGCTGGCGATTCTGCGGTAGCTGGTTTTATATACGCTAAGCATATGGGGCTTTCGGATGAAGAAGCTTTAAAATATGCGGTAGCAACAGGAACAGCCACAACGCTTAAATCTGGTACAGCGTTAGCTACGCTAGAGGATGCTGTTGCCATAAAAGAACAAGTAAAGTTAAGATACTTATAA
- a CDS encoding aldolase, which translates to MLEVIIPANVSNEEEFLKNFNEATKNTGNLMLFAGDQKIEHLNKDFYGEGIAKDDANPEHLFKIASKGEIGIFATQLGLITRYAKKYPNVPYLVKVNSKTNLVPFEQRDPISLSLHDFDKILDIKQKGIKILGVGYTVYLGSEFEHVMLKEASELVYKAHKNNMIAVLWMYPKGKAVKNEHDPELIAGAAGVAACLGADFAKIKVPKQEGKDVKELLHIAVEAAGNTGLICEGGSKEGVLEFLKELYLYKEAGVRGNGTGRNIHQRPLKEAIAMTKAISAITLYDKTPEEAYKIFQDNPL; encoded by the coding sequence ATGCTTGAAGTAATCATACCTGCAAATGTATCAAACGAAGAAGAATTTCTTAAGAACTTCAACGAAGCCACAAAAAACACCGGAAATCTCATGCTTTTTGCCGGAGACCAAAAAATAGAACATCTAAATAAAGATTTTTATGGAGAAGGTATAGCAAAAGATGATGCAAACCCAGAGCACCTTTTTAAAATAGCCTCAAAAGGAGAAATAGGTATTTTTGCTACACAACTTGGACTTATCACAAGATATGCAAAAAAATATCCAAACGTACCTTATCTTGTCAAAGTAAACTCTAAGACAAACCTAGTACCTTTTGAGCAAAGAGATCCAATAAGCTTGAGTCTTCATGATTTTGATAAAATCTTAGATATAAAACAAAAGGGAATAAAGATATTAGGAGTAGGGTATACAGTGTATCTTGGCAGTGAGTTTGAACATGTAATGCTAAAAGAAGCCTCAGAGCTTGTTTATAAAGCGCACAAAAACAACATGATAGCGGTGTTATGGATGTATCCTAAAGGAAAAGCCGTAAAAAACGAACATGACCCAGAGCTTATAGCTGGAGCTGCCGGTGTAGCGGCATGTCTTGGAGCGGATTTTGCCAAAATAAAAGTACCAAAACAAGAAGGAAAAGATGTAAAAGAGCTGCTTCACATAGCAGTAGAAGCAGCTGGTAATACTGGACTTATATGCGAAGGAGGTTCGAAAGAAGGGGTTTTAGAGTTTTTAAAAGAGTTATATCTCTATAAAGAAGCTGGTGTAAGAGGAAATGGCACTGGTAGAAATATACACCAAAGACCTTTAAAAGAAGCCATAGCAATGACAAAAGCCATATCTGCCATAACCCTTTACGATAAAACACCAGAAGAAGCATATAAAATTTTTCAAGACAACCCATTATGA